One Bacillota bacterium genomic region harbors:
- a CDS encoding P-loop NTPase, translating into MSVSGNGVVLAGRDSLLSLALKRSGIAPAAEVTQAELLFGTIDRCHPGVLVLTTDLEGIWDLAALVSNLAWLFPDLPVVMVSGPDGRDAGPLPAGWYLFPSPPDYRRLVETVRQILAGGGGNGCRQTPTQSPATPAPPTPSFPPARSGAPHGVVTDRREPSRGPAGVSPVPAGTGGEGAFAAPRPWGWEGFPAPQVVTVCSPKGGVGKTFVAVNLGAALSSRGAEVLLLDWDLPSADASIHLNLQGGPGILELVNSGRDISPEVLREHLVRHTGSGLYVLKGPLRPELAEFIGQDHLRNILASARGSFPVVVIDTAPSPCDEALCQALEGATRILLLVVQDPACLYQARVFLDLVPRLGIHRSTVGLVVNRYREGCPDVRDIQAFLGIAPAALLPDDPGAARAVMEGTPYVLRQTGPLATALLDLAQRMYPVGDDSMQHGECSRRGWFGRRVSPRLRRS; encoded by the coding sequence ATGTCCGTGAGTGGGAACGGGGTCGTGCTGGCAGGACGAGATTCCCTGCTGTCCCTCGCGCTGAAGCGCAGCGGCATAGCGCCGGCGGCCGAAGTGACCCAGGCGGAGTTGCTATTCGGGACCATAGATCGCTGCCATCCGGGCGTCCTGGTGCTTACCACCGATCTGGAAGGGATCTGGGACCTGGCGGCCCTGGTCAGCAACCTCGCCTGGTTGTTTCCCGACCTGCCTGTGGTGATGGTATCCGGGCCTGATGGGCGGGACGCGGGTCCGCTCCCCGCCGGTTGGTACTTGTTCCCCTCTCCCCCTGACTACCGCCGCCTGGTAGAGACCGTCCGCCAGATACTGGCGGGCGGGGGCGGTAACGGGTGCAGGCAGACGCCGACCCAATCGCCTGCCACGCCGGCGCCGCCCACCCCATCGTTTCCGCCCGCCCGGTCGGGGGCGCCTCACGGGGTGGTCACCGACCGGCGGGAGCCCTCCCGCGGGCCTGCGGGTGTTTCTCCTGTCCCAGCGGGCACGGGTGGAGAGGGGGCGTTTGCGGCACCGCGTCCCTGGGGGTGGGAGGGCTTTCCCGCGCCCCAGGTGGTCACGGTGTGCAGTCCCAAAGGAGGCGTGGGGAAGACCTTCGTGGCCGTTAACCTGGGTGCGGCTCTCTCTTCACGTGGGGCGGAGGTGCTGTTGCTGGACTGGGATCTCCCCTCCGCCGACGCCAGTATCCACCTGAACCTGCAGGGGGGGCCGGGTATCCTGGAACTGGTCAACTCCGGGCGGGACATCAGCCCGGAGGTGCTGCGGGAGCACCTGGTGAGACACACCGGGTCAGGGCTGTACGTGCTGAAGGGTCCTTTGCGGCCGGAACTGGCCGAGTTCATAGGGCAGGATCACCTTCGCAATATTCTGGCCAGTGCCAGGGGGAGTTTCCCGGTGGTGGTGATCGATACCGCACCGAGCCCCTGCGACGAGGCCCTGTGTCAGGCCCTCGAGGGAGCTACCCGCATCCTCTTGCTAGTGGTGCAGGACCCCGCCTGTCTGTACCAGGCCCGGGTCTTCCTGGACCTCGTCCCCCGGCTGGGCATACACCGCAGCACGGTGGGACTGGTGGTTAACCGGTACCGGGAAGGTTGCCCCGATGTCCGCGACATTCAGGCCTTTCTGGGGATCGCCCCGGCCGCGCTGCTTCCGGACGACCCCGGAGCAGCCAGAGCCGTCATGGAGGGTACCCCGTATGTGCTTCGCCAAACCGGGCCTCTGGCGACAGCCCTCCTGGATCTGGCC
- the cpaB gene encoding Flp pilus assembly protein CpaB, giving the protein MRAAVRRGRRVRRLTGGGALRARWRMAGSLVLAVVAGVTVYLYLDSLGERYPVVVAARPVRAGKVLEPGDLRVAMLPGDGVHPQALTCLSDGVGRVTKVELVAGEQVLRVRTLSPAEAGVGCDLLPHLRAMLLPVPAERAGGGTITSGRLVDVLFVSDDPGQPAIARVLAQGLRVLAVRDERGQPWPQGRELPMGVVVAVSAAEAERLAFALEHGSLYLMLCPLEPQPVLTSGVGWENLYLPPTSGVAGDAGPGGTGAPQPP; this is encoded by the coding sequence GTGCGAGCAGCAGTACGGCGGGGAAGAAGGGTGCGGCGCTTGACGGGGGGTGGCGCTTTGCGGGCCAGGTGGCGGATGGCAGGCAGCCTCGTTCTGGCGGTGGTGGCCGGAGTGACGGTGTATCTTTATCTGGACAGTTTGGGCGAGAGATATCCGGTGGTGGTGGCGGCTCGACCTGTGCGGGCGGGGAAAGTTTTGGAACCGGGTGACCTGCGGGTCGCGATGCTGCCGGGGGATGGCGTTCACCCCCAGGCGCTCACGTGTTTGAGCGACGGAGTGGGACGGGTGACAAAGGTGGAGCTGGTGGCGGGCGAGCAGGTGCTCCGGGTGCGCACGCTGTCACCCGCGGAAGCAGGGGTGGGTTGCGATTTGCTGCCCCATCTGCGGGCTATGTTGCTGCCCGTTCCCGCCGAGCGGGCCGGCGGAGGCACGATTACCTCGGGCCGTCTGGTGGACGTGCTTTTCGTGAGCGATGACCCGGGGCAGCCTGCCATCGCCCGCGTGCTCGCGCAGGGACTAAGGGTGCTGGCGGTGCGGGATGAGCGCGGGCAGCCCTGGCCGCAGGGAAGGGAGCTTCCCATGGGGGTGGTGGTGGCCGTCAGCGCGGCGGAGGCGGAAAGGCTGGCGTTCGCCCTCGAACATGGCTCGTTGTACCTGATGTTGTGTCCGCTCGAGCCGCAGCCGGTACTGACGTCCGGGGTGGGATGGGAAAACCTCTACCTGCCTCCGACCAGTGGGGTGGCGGGCGACGCGGGGCCCGGCGGGACGGGTGCTCCGCAGCCCCCCTGA